One genomic window of Fusarium fujikuroi IMI 58289 draft genome, chromosome FFUJ_chr01 includes the following:
- a CDS encoding probable Polynucleotide 5'-hydroxyl-kinase GRC3 has protein sequence MSSHKKRRIEGVDATKPMSAIAALAARRREAAASSTSAQQSPECDEKQPTSNVNYFSLLQKGTSQVGTPSTPKKSAVKTPRSQRLTESPAARSKSHEMASLDIAHQLLSRPPGSITPEPGTVQRAIPYSSFRLSDQNHRVKKGGVVELRLSSKERFPIIGSFGIKVIQGEVVLAGATLYPAETIEWVHAPYCHAVPVLRTKEQTRLELHPDKNAQGLRQLGRLSPLFRKMWNESPEGDSTKSNKESTFQIVQTPEDAPKKCIIQELDSLAAWNRKLSSLVTTSREKPSLSTLICGPKSAGKSTFSRLFLNRLLTDRSHRQTLRGVVVMDLDPGQPEYAPAGTLSLVFATKPNLGTPFTHPGIRDAASNVVRCHSMASVTPASDPDLYLACAVDLFDTYNKSFAGVPLIVNTPGWILGTGLDLLCALARMLKPEEVLYMSEDGPSETVDALRAATATTLTELPSQQSEFTSRTAAHLRAMQTMSYFHLQDLASTTTKQTDTTQRLKWNPSPLSFRPPLLVRYSSKKGIFGLVSYDYQCSPELLADTVSGLVLAAVEIEDVKAFSGFIQDQVSADTSSKLLKLDATSKDEALQIVSTSPEGIPFIPNYNDAALDPRYSRTIGLVLLRGIDTKSHTLQLTTPIPAEEFKHIKSQGRDIVLLHGKFDTPSWAYTEDLYERAGTDEGNDTILEVTDEDTDDDRSEAEPEDVDRVSDLTEFPWVEVLKGSQKRPVGSRVWRVRRDLGRNNA, from the exons ATGTCCTCTCACAAAAAACGAAGAATTGAGGGTGTAGATGCAACAAAGC CGATGAGTGCTattgctgctcttgctgctcgACGAAGAGAGGCTGCAGCCTCTTCAACGTCCGCGCAACAATCCCCAGAATGCGATGAGAAACAACCCACTAGCAATGTCAACTACTTCAGCCTTCTCCAAAAGGGAACCAGTCAAGTCGGAACTCCATCAACTCCTAAGAAGAGTGCAGTAAAGACTCCTAGGTCACAGCGTCTGACTGAGTCGCCTGCCGCACGTTCCAAGAGCCATGAAATGGCAAG CCTCGACATCGCTCATCAGCTTCTCAGTCGGCCACCGGGATCTATAACTCCTGAACCCGGGACAGTTCAAAGGGCCATACCGTACTCATCATTTCGATTATCCGATCAAAACCACCGAGTTAAGAAGGGAGGCGTGGTAGAACTACGGCTTTCTAGCAAAGAG CGATTTCCAATCATTGGAAGTTTTGGTATTAAAGTGATTCAAGGTGAGGTAGTGTTGGCTGGTGCTACTCTCTATCCTGCTGAAACTATTGAATGGGTTCATGCCCCTTATTGCCATGCAGTGCCCGTGTTACGGACGAAGGAGCAGACGAGACTAGAGCTGCATCCAGATAAAAATGCTCAAGGTTTGCGCCAGTTGGGGCGTTTATCACCACTATTCAGGAAAATGTGGAACGAATCACCCGAGGGAGACTCAACCAAGTCAAATAAAGAGTCAACTTTTCAGATT GTCCAAACGCCGGAAGATGCCCCTAAAAAATGCATCATCCAAGAGTTAGACTCACTAGCTGCGTGGAACAGGAAGCTTTCATCCCTGGTGACGACCAGTCGAGAGAAGCCATCTCTTTCAACGTTGATATGCGGTCCGAAGTCGGCCGGAAAGTCTACTTTTTCGCGTTTGTTTCTGAACCGGCTTTTGACAGATCGTTCTCATAGACAGACCCTACGAGGTGTTGTGGTGATGGACCTAGATCCAGGCCAACCGGAATATGCGCCAGCTGGGACTTTGTCTCTCGTGTTTGCGACGAAGCCGAATCTAGGGACACCATTCACACACCCGGGCATCAGAGATGCTGCTTCGAACGTCGTTCGTTGCCATTCGATGGCCTCTGTAACACCAGCATCCGACCCCGATCTCTACCTGGCTTGTGCGGTCGATCTATTTGATACGTACAACAAAAGTTTTGCGGGTGTTCCTCTCATCGTCAATACACCAGGTTGGATTCTTGGAACTGGGCTCGATCTTCTCTGTGCCCTGGCCAGGATGCTGAAGCCTGAAGAAGTGTTATATATGTCTGAAGATGGCCCCTCTGAGACAGTCGATGCGTTGCGGGCTGCAACAGCAACCACGCTTACAGAATTACCCTCCCAGCAGTCCGAATTTACATCAAGAACCGCTGCTCATTTGAGAGCGATGCAGACCATGTCTTACTTTCACTTACAAGATCTAGCTTCGACGACCACGAAGCAAACTGATACCACCCAAAGGTTGAAGTGGAACCCATCGCCACTTTCTTTCAGACCACCCTTACTTGTACGATATTCCTCCAAGAAGGGGATCTTCGGTTTGGTATCTTACGATTATCAATGTTCGCCGGAGTTGTTGGCCGATACAGTGAGCGGACTGGTTCTGGCGGCAGTTGAGATAGAGGATGTGAAAGCATTTTCCGGATTCATCCAAGACCAGGTCTCTGCCGATACATCATCGAAGCTCCTGAAGCTTGACGCAACAAGTAAAGATGAGGCTCTCCAGATCGTATCAACAAGTCCCGAAGGCATTCCTTTCATCCCCAACTATAATGACGCTGCTTTGGACCCCCGGTATTCTCGAACCATTGGGCTGGTTCTCCTGCGAGGTATCGATACGAAATCACACACCCTGCAGCTTACCACACCAATTCCAGCAGAGGAGTTCAAACATATCAAATCCCAAGGCAGAGACATTGTCCTGCTTCATGGCAAGTTTGATACTCCAAGTTGGGCCTATACCGAAGATCTTTATGAAAGAGCTGGGACCGACGAGGGCAACGACACAATACTTGAAGTTACAGATGAGGATACAGACGATGATAGGTCAGAGGCCGAACCAGAAGACGTTGACAGAGTAAGCGATTTGACAGAATTTCCCTGGGTGGAGGTGCTGAAAGGGAGCCAGAAGCGGCCAGTTGGCTCAAGAGTTTGGAGGGTCCGTAGGGATCTAGGCCGCAACAATGCTTGA
- a CDS encoding related to SRP40-suppressor of mutant AC40 of RNA polymerase I and III: protein MAPKEPYKVHSLNKHIENTKKGLSAEAQFNRRPGNRAATIKKESSDPNNIFANNNGDDDDESGSGSDSDSSSDGQADFISKLTSTAKPTSATPRRRSKDDEIADSDAERNTSKKSTIVKKPAPAKSKPQSSSDSSSEDESDDEKTKAKTNGTTPAKASESTSSSSESESDSDSDEEDDKAPKPSTKKQQPSASTSEDESDEADAKAKPPLNGKAATTSDSSSEDSDNESEDEKQSVKLAAKTPAKPAAPEPDSSSSEEEDSDDEMVDESMHIEDREGQLALPNFIAPDFVLRKGDDGTNGRDVAEICNKANLEGKQFWYFTVPSNVPISVVQNLEIPMNQSQSTDKLFSHNGEDYGVSFESIAPKGNIQIMIPSDRPQYQPVTKQIDQVMQVKKITQLGSTKSVAPVPKPAPRAQPAGLKARYQPIGVNEPMGSIGDDEDVEMGDAPVLSTKAAKKEKKRKSKETSDKKQKKGQSIPELPSSRTTEAPTSDTRKNKRKLAASEDDAVAVAEQLQEEARLAASKSKKQKTTRDGSPDLGSEPTSAVAKKYTPVLPPAIPAVGTPTSKSASTAVASSKKQKKVKEASVPAPRQSVPPASPSQGKEKRARKRKDKDGKKTPSGKKETPVVPPVPLTSSE, encoded by the exons ATGGCGCCTAAGGAACCCTACAAAGTTCACTCCCTCAATAAGCACATAGAGAACACAAAGAAGGGCCTATCGGCTGAAGCGCAGTTCAACCGCCGCCCCGGCAACCGTGCTGCAACTATCAAGAAAGAGTCGAGCGACCCAAACAACATTTTTGCCAACAACAATggggatgacgatgatgagtcAGGAAGCGGAAGTGACAGCGATAGTAGCAGCGATGGCCAGGCCGATTTTATCTCCAAACTCACCAGTACCGCCAAACCTACTTCTGCCACTCCACGCCGTCGTAGCAAAGATGATGAAATCGCCGATAGCGATGCCGAGCGCAACACATCCAAAAAGAGCACTATTGTGAAAAAGCCTGCTCCTGCCAAGTCTAAGCCTCAATCCTCTAGCGATTCAAGCAGCGAAGACGAGTCTGACGACGAAAAGACCAAAGCAAAGACTAACGGCACAACTCCTGCGAAGGCGTCTGAGAGCACCTCGAGCTCTTCGGAGTCAGAGAGCGACAGTGAtagcgatgaggaagatgacaagGCACCCAAACCATCCACCAAAAAGCAACAGCCTTCTGCCTCCACCAGTGAGGACGAAAGCGATGAAGCCGATGCCAAGGCTAAGCCTCCTCTGAACGGCAAAGCTGCTACTACGTCAGACAGCTCAAGCGAGGATAGCGACAATGAGAGCGAGGATGAAAAGCAGAGTGTGAAACTTGCTGCGAAAACCCCCGCTAAGCCTGCCGCTCCCGAGCCAGACAGTTCTTCaagcgaggaggaggattctgatgatgagatggtcgATGAATCCATGCACATTGAGGATCGCGAGGGACAGCTCGCCCTACCCAACTTCATTGCTCCCGACTTTGTCCTTCGCAAAGGCGATGATGGTACAAACGGCCGCGATGTTGCTGAGATCTGCAACAAGGCGAACCTAGAGGGCAAGCAATTTTGGTACTTCACAGTTCCTTCCAATGTGCCCATCTCAGTTGTTCAGAATCTTGAGATCCCCATGAACCAGTCTCAGTCTACCGATAAGCTGTTTTCTCACAATGGCGAGGACTATGGTGTCTCCTTCGAGAGTATTGCCCCCAAGGGAAATATCCAAATCATGATTCCCTCTGATCGCCCTCAATACCAGCCCG TCACTAAGCAGATCGACCAAGTTATgcaggtcaagaagatcacacAACTTGGCTCTACTAAGTCTGTCGCTCCTGTTCCCAAGCCAGCCCCTCGTGCTCAGCCCGCTGGTCTGAAGGCTCGATACCAACCCATCGGAGTCAACGAGCCCATGGGAAGCATcggggatgatgaggacgtCGAGATGGGCGATGCTCCCGTTCTGTCGACCAaagctgccaagaaggaaaagaagcgcAAGTCAAAGGAGACTTctgacaagaagcagaagaagggacAGAGCATCCCCGAGCTCCCCAGCTCTCGAACAACCGAAGCACCAACTTCTGATACGCGCAAGAACAAGCGAAAGCTAGCAGCCTCTGAAGATGATGCCGTCGCTGTCGCCGAGCAACTTCAAGAGGAGGCTAGGCTTGCAGCGagcaagtccaagaagcaaaagacaaCCCGAGATGGAAGTCCCGACCTTGGCTCTGAGCCAACGTCTGCAGTCGCAAAAAAGTACACCCCTGTCTTGCCTCCCGCAATTCCCGCAGTAGGAACCCCTACTTCCAAGTCTGCTTCTACGGCTGTTGCAAGcagcaagaagcagaagaaggtcaaggaggcttCTGTGCCCGCTCCCCGACAGAGCGTG CCTCCTGCGTCACCTAGCCAGGGTAAGGAGAAACGAGCCAGAAAGCGCAAGGATAAAGATGGCAAGAAGACTCCCTCGGGCAAGAAGGAGACCCCTGTAGTCCCCCCTGTGCCTCTGACTTCCTCGGAATAG
- a CDS encoding probable aureobasidin-resistance protein, which produces MNDFSATLSGKPKLQLLWPEHVNLPFLNTVPHRYRIGRRRTKSKSRPGNEEITSLKTSFNAWDGVRDLQKHHWRTSDLQYAVVGLLILFSFWIAPPAPGVKLLAIIGSVWILLMPATRQFFLPSVTIWTWLLYFFCSRFIPNEYRPHIWVRVLPALENVLYGANLSSILSAHQHSVLDILAWIPYGLCHFGAPVVCALLMFVFAAPGTAPVWARTFGWMSILGVTIQLLFPCAPPWYEMEHGLEPAAYGMPGSPAGLARIDAIFGIDLYTTNFSTAPVPFGAFPSLHAANAVLEALFMSHCFPQFRTYFIMYAGWVCWATMYLSHHYAIDLVVGGLIASCFFYAAKARWLPRRQEGKITRWEYEYVEYGDRNAISDEEYGEYFGMGLLGRPRADSSDGWTVASSSCSSSSGTLSPTLSEEALPGMLMDMDNNGQLWDGNAPARDVELSEVVVVR; this is translated from the exons ATGAACGACTTCTCCGCCACCCTTTCAGGGAAGCCCAAGCTCCAGCTACTTTGGCCCGAGCACGTTAATTTGCCATTCCTCAACACTGTTCCTCACAGATACCGAATTGGTCGTCGACGCACTAAATCGAAATCGAGACCTGGTAACGAGGAGATCACCAGTCTCAAAACCTCCTTCAACGCCTGGGATGGTGTTCGAGATCTCCAGAAGCATCATTGGAGGACGTCAGATCTCCAATATGCTGTCGTTGGCCTCCTaattctcttttccttttggATTGCTCCTCCGGCTCCTGGTGTCAAGCTCCTGGCTATCATCGGTAGTGTTTGGATTCTGCTCATGCCTGCCACCCGTCAATTCTTTTTGCCATCAGTGACAATCTGGACGTGGCTACTGTATTTCTTTTGTAGTCG ATTCATCCCCAACGAGTACCGACCTCATATTTGGGTCCGCGTGCTACCGGCCCTCGAGAACGTCTTGTACGGTGCTAATCTGTCGAGCATTCTCTCCGCTCACCAACACTCGGTTCTTGACATTCTTGCCTGGATCCCCTACGGCCTGTGCCATTTTGGCGCTCCTGTAGTCTGCGCCCTGCTAATGTTCGTCTTCGCTGCCCCCGGTACCGCCCCTGTCTGGGCTCGCACCTTCGGCTGGATGAGTATTCTGGGCGTCACCATCCAGCTTCTCTTCCCTTGTGCGCCACCTTGGTACGAGATGGAGCATGGTCTTGAACCTGCTGCCTACGGCATGCCTGGATCTCCCGCTGGACTCGCCCGCATCGACGCCATTTTTGGCATCGACCTCTACACGACCAATTTCAGCACTGCGCCTGTTCCTTTCGGCGCTTTCCCCTCGCTCCACGCCGCGAACGCCGTTCTCGAGGCTCTTTTCATGTCTCACTGTTTCCCCCAGTTCCGAACTTACTTCATCATGTACGCTGGATGGGTCTGCTGGGCCACCATGTACCTCAGCCACCATTATGCCATTGACTTGGTGGTCGGTGGCTTGATTGCCTCTTGCTTTTTCTACGCAGCAAAGGCCCGATGGTTACCCCGACGACAGGAGGGAAAGATCACGCGATGGGAATACGAGTACGTGGAGTACGGCGACCGCAACGCCATTTCTGACGAGGAGTATGGCGAGTACTTCGGTATGGGTCTGCTTGGACGCCCTCGCGCCGACTCCAGCGATGGCTGGACTGTTgccagctccagctgcagTTCTAGTAGCGGAACCCTAAGCCCTACTCTCTCCGAAGAAGCCCTTCCCGGAATGCTCATGGATATGGACAACAATGGACAGCTCTGGGACGGCAATGCTCCTGCTCGAGATGTGGAGTTGAGTGAAGTTGTGGTGGTGCGGTAA